One genomic window of Raphanus sativus cultivar WK10039 unplaced genomic scaffold, ASM80110v3 Scaffold0860, whole genome shotgun sequence includes the following:
- the LOC108835425 gene encoding uncharacterized protein LOC108835425, with the protein MASFDMIADLKPKKNMWKIRVKIIRIWKQYSVVGGESIEMVLVDSNGDKIHGCFKKDEVAQYEGLIGESESKLMANFIVTQSCGSYRTTPHPYKIVFLPTTRVRNCEDLPRNLTGFNPVNYKDLMSGNLDGDFLVDVMGQVLEISHLDVVSVHGKDTPKLALELRNIEDDRLPIVLWGKFPEDVNDAVLRGNEHSVSNAYNVSVVALNPAMSEVQEFKRVLPNDGLSLTIMESKPLAPVTSEIDKDDFFLHTPRKTIAEAKASRQAEKCIVMCTIAGIDSYMGW; encoded by the exons ATGGCAAGTTTTGACATGATTGCCGATTTGAAGCCTAAGAAAAACATGTGGAAGATCAGGGTTAAGATTATCCGAATTTGGAAGCAATACTCGGTGGTTGGTGGAGAGAGTATTGAAATGGTCTTGGTCGATTCAAAT GGTGATAAGATTCATGGTTGTTTTAAGAAAGATGAGGTTGCCCAGTATGAAGGTTTGATCGGAGAAAGTGAATCTAAACTGATGGCGAACTTTATTGTTACGCAATCTTGTGGAAGCTATCGTACTACCCCGCACCCTTACAAGATCGTGTTTCTCCCCACAACAAGAGTGAGAAACTGTGAAGATTTACCACGTAATTTGACTGGTTTCAACCCTGTAAATTACAAAGATCTCATGTCTGGTAATCTAGATGGTGATTTTTTGGTTG ATGTTATGGGACAAGTGTTGGAGATTTCTCATCTTGATGTTGTGTCTGTCCATGGCAAAGATACACCTAAGCTTGCTCTCGAACTACGTAACATAGA AGATGATCGTCTTCCAATTGTGTTGTGGGGAAAGTTTCCTGAGGATGTCAATGACGCTGTGCTAAGGGGAA ATGAACATAGTGTCTCCAATGCGTATAATGTGTCGGTGGTGGCATTGAACCCCGCAATGTCTGAGGTTCAAGAATTTAAAAGAGT GTTGCCTAATGATGGTTTATCATTGACCATCATGGAGTCAAAGCCACTTGCTCCGGTCACGAGCGAAATAGATAAAGATGATTTCTTCCTCCACACACCAAGGAAGACTATCGCGGAAGCCAAAGCTTCCAGACAG GCTGAGAAGTGTATTGTGATGTGCACCATTGCCGGTATAGATTCTTATATGGGGTggtga